Below is a window of Christensenella minuta DNA.
TCAAATTTCAGTTTGTTTAAGCCTTATGACCGCCGATTTGCTCGTTTCGGTCTTTGGCGGTTGCACCTTCTTCAAGGTTCATTCCCTTCAACACAGCATTCTTGCCAAACTTCTTTTTGATACTCAGCATTGCTTCTTGCATACGCCTTTCCCGTTCTAATTTTTCTTCTTCCTCCGCCTGCTTCTTCCTCTGTGCTTCGTAATCGGTAAAGAGGTCGAGTTGCTGGTATTCATCTTCCTGCTTGACGGATTTTTCATCAACAAGTTTATTCGCTGTGATTGTTATTCTGCGTACAAGCAAATGCTCGTCAACTATCCTGTCATACAAGTCCATCACGGCGTTGGTAATCAATCGAGTAGAGGAAGTCTTTTTCTCAAGATTCGCTGTTCCGTGTGCGTGCTTTGGAACTTTGCGTCCATATCGGTCAATCGTAACCTCGCCTTTGTATTGATATTTTAGGTTCGGATTACTTAAATTCTCAATATCATAGCCGATTGTCAACACAAGCTGGTCAGTTACAAGTCCTTTATCCACCAAATCAAGCACCATTTGGTCGGTCATTTCTTTTACAATCAACTTTGCCTTTTCGTAATCATACGGGCAGTGAAGTACCTGTCCTGAACATACACTATTGGTTTCCGGCTTATAGGCTTTGACCTGCTCCATCGTACAAGGTTCATATCCCCAAGCATGGTCAATTAGCAATTCCGCATTGATACCGAACAGCTTGTACAGCAATTCCTCGTTATACAGTTCATTCGGCTTTCCGATAGAACATCTTGCAATATCGCCCATTGTATAAAGTCCGTGTTCCTCTAACTTCTTCGCATAACCATTTCCGACTCTCCAGAAATCGGTTATCGGGCGATGACTCCACAATTTCCGGCGATATGACATTTCATCCAATTCAGCTATTCGCACACCGTCCTTGTCCGGCTCAATATGCTTTGCCACGATATCCATCGCAATTTTACACAAGTACATATTCGTGCCGATTCCGGCTGTTGCTGTGATTCCTGTTGTTTTCAAAACATCCTGTATCATCGTCATGGCAAGTTCCCTTGCAGTCATCTGATAGGTGTTCAGATAATTTGTTGCATCTATGAATACTTCATCAATCGAGTAAGGGAATATATCTTCCGGAGCAATGTATTTCAAGTAAACACTGTAAATCTTAGTGCTATACTCCAGATAGTATGCCATACGAGGTGGTGCAACGATATAATCAATCTCCAATGCTGGATTCGCATTTAATTCTGTACTGTCATCAGATGAACCAGTAAATGTACGATTTGGTGCTTTCCATCTTCGGTTGTTATTAGCTTCTTTTACCTTTTGCACGACTTCAAACAAGCGTGGTCTGCCGGGTATCCCATAACTTTTTAATGACGGAGATACCGCAAGGCAGATGGTTTTCTCTGTCCTGCTTTTATCTGCAACCACAAGATTTGTTGTCAAAGGGTCACGATTTCGCTCTTTACACTCCACAGAAGCATAGAATGATTTGAGGTCAATTGCGATATAGGTCTTTTGCTTTGCCATCATTCTATGCTCCCTTCTAAAATTCCTTCGAGTAAATTATGCTATCGTTAGTGTCAATCCTCGGTATAAAAACCATCCAATACATATGTTGTGACTGGTGTTATATACAATTCATATTTAATAACCAGTCTGATTAAATCATTTCCGTCAATCAATGTTATCGGCGTACCTTCTCTCGCAGCCTCTCTTGCCTTATTGGTAAATCGGCTATTAGTAATAAATACTCCATAATCGGCTTGATATTTGTTCATTGCCCCAAGAAATTGATTGATATCCGGCTCACTCACTGGATTTGAATTAAATCTTTTACACTGAATAACCACTCTGGTTGTTCTAAAATCATCGGCATCTACGTGATATCCATAGCCATCAATACCACCATCATTTGACACCTGAACGCCTTTGTTGGTAAACTCCACTCCCATCTTTGTAAGAAGTGCTCGTGAAAATTGTTCAAACTTTGCTGGAGACATATTTGCGATTGCACTCTGAAGTTTTACCTTGAAATCATCTAACAATTCGTCATCTGTGGATTCATTCTCCTCATCTTCAACCTCCAGTGTTTCTACTGGCTTGTTTTTCGATTTGTTCTTAGTCGAATGTTCCTCCCAATAGCTTCGTGCCTTATCCCTTACTTCTGTCTTAACATCAAAATCTGTTAAATCTACATTTGCTCCATCTTGAGTAAGTGTAATCTTTGGATTGAATTTCACATAAGATATGAGTCCGACATAACTAAGCTCTTTAATAGCAAAATTAAACTTAAAATCAAATTTTTTGTAATGATTTCCTGTTTTATTAGATGTATATAGTTTCTGTTCAAATTCAGCAATATGCTCATCTAACTCACTAATTCTGTCTCTAATTTCAGAACGCTCTAACTGTCCACCTGCTTCCTGAAGGACTTGAAGGATTGGTTTAATAAGATATGATACTTGTTCTTCTGTATTTAAATCGTCATAAAACATATTTACATTTACACCTCTCATTTACTGTGCATACTTCTTGAAATTCTCTGCCTGCTCAAGAACTTCCTTGTAAACATCATCAATGGTTACTGGCGGATAGCCGAACTCATCAAGCAGCAATATCAAATCCACTTGCAAGTTTGCCTTAATATCATCACGGGCAGACCAATCGGTATAGCGTGACTTATCATCAACAATCAGCTTTATCCTTTTGGAAAGTTCAATCATTTTATCGTCCGGATATTCAAACTCAAACTTCTTGGAAACTGCTTTCAAAATATCATAGAAAGCCTTTTCTTCATAATCTATTCCCATATTCTTGAAGGAGTTCTTTTCTGTTTTCAGTTCAGACAACAACTGTGCAAGCTGCTCCGCAACATCATCAAGGACTTCATTGGCATACGCTTCATCACGACGTCGGTTATTATACTCATCAACAACTTTCTTGAGTCTGTCTGCAAATTCCACACCCATAATTTTATTAACTTTCTTAAACTCGTCAATCGCCTGAGAAAGAAGTCTTTGAAGTATCTTGATTTTCGTATTCGGCAACTGAATAGCATTTATCTTATCCATATACTCATCGCTGAAAATATCAACCGATATATGTTTTCCGGTTTCAAACAATTCCTCAATTCCATCAGACTGAATTGCACCCTCAAGCATTTTGCGGACACGAGCGTTCATCTGCTCAATATCCGGTGCATCGCCTTTTGTCAACTTGAAAAGGATAGAACGGACAGCACAATAAAAATGGATATAATCCTTATCTTCATCGGAGAATTTCTCACTTGAACTACAAAGGTTAAATGCCTGTTTCATTCTCTTGACTGCTGCCATAAATCTTCTTTCCAGTTCTTCAGACAACTGCACATACTCAACCGCACGGTTCAGGCAGGCAAGCTGTTCGGTAGGCGAACCATTGAAGAAATCACTACCGTTAAAGTTATGGAACATCTGACCGAGAACTTCTAACTGGTCTTTTACAATCGTGATGGACTGCTCAACACCTTCAAATTCTTCACTCTCAAAATTCGTATATTTCTTGAGGGCGGTATTCATATTTTTCTTGATACCTATGTAGTCAACAATCAAACCTTTATCCTTGCCCTCGCATACACGATTTACACGGGAAATCGTCTGAATAAGGGTATGCTGCTGAATAGGCTTATCAATATAAATCGTATCAAGCTCCGGCACATCAAAACCAGTCAGCCACATATCTACAACAATGGCAATCTTAAAGTTCGATTTCGGGTTCTTGAACTGACGGTCAAATTCTTTCCTGTCCTCTTTTGTGCCAAGCATATCAAATAGGTCTTTTTCATCATCTTTATTACGAGTCATAACCAACTTGATTTTTTCCATTGGCTTCAACTCTTTTTTATCTTTCTCACTCAGAACAACACCGTCATCACAAATCTTCTTTTCTGTCCATTCCGGTCTGAGTTCCTTTACTATCTTATAGAAATCGTATGCTATATTTCGGTTGGAACATACAAACATTGCTTTGCCTGCTACGGTTGCACCTTCTGCCACACGGGTTTCATAATGCTTGATAAAATCCTCCGCAACAGCACGAAGTCTATCAGGGTCGCCAATAATAACTTCCATTTTGGCAACTGCTTTCTGACTTTCTTCTACTTGATGTTCATTTGCCCCCTCAAGTTCACACTGAGCATAATATTCTTCAATCTGTCTTACCTTATCCTGATTGAGCATAACCTTGGCTGCACGACCATCGTAAACAAGATTAACTGTAATACCGTCCTTAACAGCTTCCGTCATTGTATATGCGTCTACAACACCACCAAAGACTTCGATTGTTCCATCAACCGGAGTTCCGGTAAATCCAACATAAGTCGCATTTGGTAAAGAATCGTGCAGATACTTGGCAAAGCCATAGGTTTTCTGAACACCTGACTCTGTAATCTTAACCTTTTGGTCGAGATTGATTTGGCTTCTGTGTGCTTCATCAGAAATACAAATAACGTTCGTTCTGTCTGTAAGAAGCTGCAAATCCTCTGTAAATTTCTGAATGGTAGTCAGATAAACACCGCCACTCTCTCGTCCCTGAAGCTCCTCACGAAGTTTCTCACGGGATTCAATGCTTACAACAGTTTCATCTCCGATATATTTCTTTGAACCGACAAACTGCTTGGAAAGCTGGTCGTCAAGGTCTGTTCTGTCTGTAATAATAAGAATAGTCGGGGAGGAAAAGTATTTGCTTTTCATCAGCATACGGGTAAGGAAAAGCATTGTATAACTCTTGCCGCACCCTGTTGCTCCGAAGTATGTACCACCTTTACCATCTCCTTCAGGGCGAAGATGTGCCTTGATATTCTCATACAATTTATTTGCCGCAAAGAACTGTGGATAACGGCACACTATCTTTAAATCCTTATCTGAGTTATCCGGAAAATAAATAAAATCTTTGACAACTTCAAGCAAACGGTCTTTTCGGAAAAGTCCCTTTATCATTGTTACAAGAGAATTGATACCGTCCAGTTCTTTATCGTCTGAGTTTATCTTTCTCCACGCATAGAAGAAATCATACGGGCTGAAGAAAGAACCATATTTATTATTTGCTCCATCACTGATAACAACAAACGCATTATATTTGAAAATCTCCGGAATATCTCTACGGTAACGGATTGTAAGCTGCTTATATGCGTCCATTATGGTCGTATTCTCTTGTACCGCACTCTTAAATTCAAGAACAACAACAGGAATACCATTTACGAACACAATGCCATCAGGAATACGCAACTGATTATTTACGCCTTCAATTTCAAACTGATTAACCACTTTGAAAATATTGTTTTCAGGAGTGTCGAAATCAATAAGTTCAATATAGAGGTCTTTCTGCGTTCTATCCTCACGGTTAAGAATAAATCCATCGCAGAGCAACTTAAATACAGCTTTGTTTGCTTCATAAATTGTACCGGAAATATTACGCAGCATTAGAATGACACTATCCACCTCACTCGGTGTGATACCATCTTTCGCATAGCGATTATAGAGGTATTGCTTCAGGTCGTCCGTAAGCAGAACCTCCGTCCTTTCTCTGTGTATCTGGTCGCCACTGACATAGGTGTACCCCTCGTCTTTGAACAACTCCATTATTGACATTTCCAATGCGTGTTCATTAAAATTTGCCATTGCGTTCACTCCTTTGGTATTCTGCATCAAATTATGATGCAACTACACTTGTATAATAAGCATTATAAAGTGCTTGTACTGTTTCATAATATTTATCTTCATAAGTTTCTGCTTGTGCGTCGGTATACTCTAAGAAAAACTGACAATCAACATCTTCGCCAAACTTATTATTTATAATTGTTGCTATATTCTCAACAAGTTCCATCATCCACATACAAACGGTTTCTTCTCTTGTGTGTGCTAGACTTTGATATTCCCATACATAATCAATCGGAGGTATAGGTGTTTCCTTATCAAAATCCATTTTTTTATCTACGAAATAATAGAAATATTCATCAATATACTCTCCAATAGATATTTGAGCCACATTCAAAATCATCATCAGACGATTTTCTTTGTTTATAGGTTCAAAGATATTAGGAGTGCCGTTCCATTCTAATTCTCGGTATCTATCATAGCTTCGATGAAAATATTTTGCTCCATCATACAAATAATCCCTTCCCAAATTATATTTCTCTATATCTTGCTGAAGTTTATCTATACATCCCTGTAACCAATACTTTCCCGTAAATTGTTTAATCTTATATCCGGCTTGATTTAATATCTCATTTTGTAATTCTTCAGAACACCGGCAGTATTCCGAATAAATTTTCCTTGTATGCTTTTCAAGCGGGTATAGATTAGCTGCTATAATACACCACGGCAAATAATCTCTTTCCTCTTGATTATCAATTAGAAAAAGTCGAGCTTTTTCTTGCAATGCTATATGTTCCTTTTCGCATTGCAATTTCTGTATTTCCTTTTCATGTCGTGATTGCAACCAATAAATCAAAAAAGAAACTGCTATTGTTGCCACCAGTGACAATACTCCGATTATAATCTGAATTATATCTGCTAATGACATAGGTTCCTCCTTGTAAATGATAATTTAGTGGCTTGATAACTGAGCCAAAGCTGTTGCTTGCAGTTCTTCAAGTAGAGCGATTTCCTTTGTGTTTAAGGTCATTTGCTCAACTATTGCAGCAAGATTCAGTTCTTCAATAAACTCAGACGGAGGAACAACAATTTTTATGTTATCAATGAAGTTCTTACTGAGGTTATCTTGGGCTCCACCATTAGAAAGTCTGCTTATTGCCGCTTGGCTCTGAATTAGTGAGAAGTACAAGTATGCTGCATCAGCTTTTGAATTGCAAATCATACCACAAATAGCTTGGTTGGTCGTTGCTTCAATAGCGAGATAACCAACTTCTCCAGCGGTAACGCCATACATCGCCATTAAAACGGTGTCCTTTGGAAGCAGTTTTGTGGAACTCTCACTCAACCCTAATGGAGTGATGTATTCTTCCGTTTGAAGCGTAATATTATTATGGACTTCGCCTGATTTTACCCAAGAAATCGTTCCGTTCTCCCAATATTCGTTGTTGGTACGAGATGGAGTAGAACCAGATTTTGTTTCTCTACAAAATTCAGATACGGTTTGAATTTCAAAATCATCAGGCAAAGTCAGTCTATCCATTTCTGGCTCGGTTAGATTTATCAATGCACCTCTGCCGACATTCTTTTGGATAGAAGCTGTGCCAACCGCCACTAAATTATCATTTATCTTCTGTTTTAAAGCTATTCTATCGGTTAGTGTCTTGTAGGCTTTCACTATTTTTCTCTGCTTTTCAATATCCGGTACTGGAAGTTCCACCATGCAAAGCTCATTCCAATCAAAAATCTCTCTCACGCTTCCGTGTGACTTATATCTTGCATAACGGTCAAATTCTGGTCGGCTGAACCAAAGCATAAGATATTCAGGGTCAAGTTCCTCTTTATTTTCAACTTCAAAAACTGTATAAGAGCTTGAAATGATACAATCTTCTTCATCTAAATAAGCAATAGAGATTTTTTCTCCATTTCGTGAAGTAACGGGTCCATATGCAAACTGTCCCGTTCTAACTATTTTATAATTCGATAAATCAGTTCCTACAATATTTGCGATTGAGGGAATAATTTTTTTGCTTATACTTACGCCGAGCAACTTTGTTACGGATAAATCCTTATTACGCTCGTCCACAAGTCGAATGTAATTGCCTAATATCTTATATCCTTTTTCCATTCCTACCACCTTAACCAATGTATTTTCTATGAGCAATTTTCACATTACTCTGTTTAACCATTGCATATTGCAATGTAGTATCTATTCTTTTATGTCCCAAGAGCTGCTGAAGCTGCTCTATTGGCATTCCTTTGTCTATTGCCATTGTCGCAAGTGTTCGCCTGAATTTGTGAGGGTGTACCTTATTTAGTCCCAATCGTTTTCCAAGCTGTCGTAATCTCACTTCAATACCTCCGATATTCATTCGATTGTACGGAGATTGCAATGATACAAAAAGTGCCGGATTATCGTCCTTGCGACTATTCAAGTAATTCTGCAAATGTATCTTTGTTCTTGCATCAAAATATACTATTCGCTCCTTATCGCCTTTGCCGAAAACAACACATTCTCTTTCGTTAAAGTCTATATCCTCACGATTTAGTAACACCATTTCTCCGACACGCATACCCGTTGAAGCAAGCATATCAATCATTGCCAAATCCCTAAGTTCCGTGCAATTATCCCTCATCAATTCAAGTGCTTCATCTGAATAAGTTTCTTTAATGTTCGTTCCGGTCTTAACCTTATGTATTCGCCTGACCGGACTTTTCAAAATATAATCCTCGTCCTCAAGCCAAGAGAAAAAGCTGGAAAGTATTCGTCTTATATTATCTATCGTAACCTTACTTGATTTTTTCTTAGCCTGATACTCGGTCAAATACCAACGAATATCGTCGGTCACAATATATTTGATACCCTTTCCAATGCCATCAAGCATCGATTGTATCGTTGCATTATAGTATTTCAAGGTTTTCTCAGAACAGCCTTCAATACGCTTTGCCGATAAGAAAGACTCTACTAAATTCTGTTCTGAAAGTTCCTTATCTCTTTCTGTCTTTGTTACCTCATAATCAAAAAGTGTATGCTGCAACACTTCTTGCAATCTTTCTGTCTGTGCGTTATTCAAATAAGGCAACATTCCTTGAATAACATCTGTAATTAGGTTCTGTTTCATA
It encodes the following:
- the xerA gene encoding site-specific tyrosine recombinase/integron integrase, which encodes MKQNLITDVIQGMLPYLNNAQTERLQEVLQHTLFDYEVTKTERDKELSEQNLVESFLSAKRIEGCSEKTLKYYNATIQSMLDGIGKGIKYIVTDDIRWYLTEYQAKKKSSKVTIDNIRRILSSFFSWLEDEDYILKSPVRRIHKVKTGTNIKETYSDEALELMRDNCTELRDLAMIDMLASTGMRVGEMVLLNREDIDFNERECVVFGKGDKERIVYFDARTKIHLQNYLNSRKDDNPALFVSLQSPYNRMNIGGIEVRLRQLGKRLGLNKVHPHKFRRTLATMAIDKGMPIEQLQQLLGHKRIDTTLQYAMVKQSNVKIAHRKYIG
- a CDS encoding restriction endonuclease subunit S translates to MEKGYKILGNYIRLVDERNKDLSVTKLLGVSISKKIIPSIANIVGTDLSNYKIVRTGQFAYGPVTSRNGEKISIAYLDEEDCIISSSYTVFEVENKEELDPEYLMLWFSRPEFDRYARYKSHGSVREIFDWNELCMVELPVPDIEKQRKIVKAYKTLTDRIALKQKINDNLVAVGTASIQKNVGRGALINLTEPEMDRLTLPDDFEIQTVSEFCRETKSGSTPSRTNNEYWENGTISWVKSGEVHNNITLQTEEYITPLGLSESSTKLLPKDTVLMAMYGVTAGEVGYLAIEATTNQAICGMICNSKADAAYLYFSLIQSQAAISRLSNGGAQDNLSKNFIDNIKIVVPPSEFIEELNLAAIVEQMTLNTKEIALLEELQATALAQLSSH
- a CDS encoding restriction endonuclease, giving the protein MFYDDLNTEEQVSYLIKPILQVLQEAGGQLERSEIRDRISELDEHIAEFEQKLYTSNKTGNHYKKFDFKFNFAIKELSYVGLISYVKFNPKITLTQDGANVDLTDFDVKTEVRDKARSYWEEHSTKNKSKNKPVETLEVEDEENESTDDELLDDFKVKLQSAIANMSPAKFEQFSRALLTKMGVEFTNKGVQVSNDGGIDGYGYHVDADDFRTTRVVIQCKRFNSNPVSEPDINQFLGAMNKYQADYGVFITNSRFTNKAREAAREGTPITLIDGNDLIRLVIKYELYITPVTTYVLDGFYTED
- a CDS encoding Y-family DNA polymerase is translated as MAKQKTYIAIDLKSFYASVECKERNRDPLTTNLVVADKSRTEKTICLAVSPSLKSYGIPGRPRLFEVVQKVKEANNNRRWKAPNRTFTGSSDDSTELNANPALEIDYIVAPPRMAYYLEYSTKIYSVYLKYIAPEDIFPYSIDEVFIDATNYLNTYQMTARELAMTMIQDVLKTTGITATAGIGTNMYLCKIAMDIVAKHIEPDKDGVRIAELDEMSYRRKLWSHRPITDFWRVGNGYAKKLEEHGLYTMGDIARCSIGKPNELYNEELLYKLFGINAELLIDHAWGYEPCTMEQVKAYKPETNSVCSGQVLHCPYDYEKAKLIVKEMTDQMVLDLVDKGLVTDQLVLTIGYDIENLSNPNLKYQYKGEVTIDRYGRKVPKHAHGTANLEKKTSSTRLITNAVMDLYDRIVDEHLLVRRITITANKLVDEKSVKQEDEYQQLDLFTDYEAQRKKQAEEEEKLERERRMQEAMLSIKKKFGKNAVLKGMNLEEGATAKDRNEQIGGHKA
- a CDS encoding type I restriction endonuclease subunit R; its protein translation is MANFNEHALEMSIMELFKDEGYTYVSGDQIHRERTEVLLTDDLKQYLYNRYAKDGITPSEVDSVILMLRNISGTIYEANKAVFKLLCDGFILNREDRTQKDLYIELIDFDTPENNIFKVVNQFEIEGVNNQLRIPDGIVFVNGIPVVVLEFKSAVQENTTIMDAYKQLTIRYRRDIPEIFKYNAFVVISDGANNKYGSFFSPYDFFYAWRKINSDDKELDGINSLVTMIKGLFRKDRLLEVVKDFIYFPDNSDKDLKIVCRYPQFFAANKLYENIKAHLRPEGDGKGGTYFGATGCGKSYTMLFLTRMLMKSKYFSSPTILIITDRTDLDDQLSKQFVGSKKYIGDETVVSIESREKLREELQGRESGGVYLTTIQKFTEDLQLLTDRTNVICISDEAHRSQINLDQKVKITESGVQKTYGFAKYLHDSLPNATYVGFTGTPVDGTIEVFGGVVDAYTMTEAVKDGITVNLVYDGRAAKVMLNQDKVRQIEEYYAQCELEGANEHQVEESQKAVAKMEVIIGDPDRLRAVAEDFIKHYETRVAEGATVAGKAMFVCSNRNIAYDFYKIVKELRPEWTEKKICDDGVVLSEKDKKELKPMEKIKLVMTRNKDDEKDLFDMLGTKEDRKEFDRQFKNPKSNFKIAIVVDMWLTGFDVPELDTIYIDKPIQQHTLIQTISRVNRVCEGKDKGLIVDYIGIKKNMNTALKKYTNFESEEFEGVEQSITIVKDQLEVLGQMFHNFNGSDFFNGSPTEQLACLNRAVEYVQLSEELERRFMAAVKRMKQAFNLCSSSEKFSDEDKDYIHFYCAVRSILFKLTKGDAPDIEQMNARVRKMLEGAIQSDGIEELFETGKHISVDIFSDEYMDKINAIQLPNTKIKILQRLLSQAIDEFKKVNKIMGVEFADRLKKVVDEYNNRRRDEAYANEVLDDVAEQLAQLLSELKTEKNSFKNMGIDYEEKAFYDILKAVSKKFEFEYPDDKMIELSKRIKLIVDDKSRYTDWSARDDIKANLQVDLILLLDEFGYPPVTIDDVYKEVLEQAENFKKYAQ